A single genomic interval of Treponema primitia ZAS-1 harbors:
- a CDS encoding MG2 domain-containing protein, which produces MTPPNNSNRFYRFSFPALTLFCAALTCLVLSACGKDARAGGPVTVFSGTAASAGRIPAELAEYRIAYYEAIAAAETEGSGGLIQESDEPFTIVDYGPRGDLPSEIKKPSIYVVFSQPVVPLSRLGAPIRDGKAFFTVEPAMEGVYRWYGSRLLAFEPDAESLPQRRYTVTISDRLQSLGGKRLTGERSFSFETERLSLLTWSLGTGEQYVFPWDVGPEDGGLINLIFSYPVNLTEIMKWIEIRGAGRTWPFTVSRPEIIKDWGFLRGRSAAAPEQGVRLSLRERLPPDTDVEIRILAGARSEADWLGSKEEQRESFHTLRPFRFGRYSVRTDSNPRTQEGDTIPISLDFTHGIDPEGVENYFSIDGIGALKKENIHVYGDRVILNRLPLEYQHEYTVRIAAELKDLWGRQLGQAQVIQVKVGDANSYVYIRNTGSKMLEAGFPPMIVWEAQNPVSLKRRLSAARGPYDRADPPVEDVDPDLLPRNSKRYFMEDLSPFLGSGGKGSAALSWDYATRSSWEAGRVYRNSAWLSVQVTDLGVTTRYGYNRALVWVTRLSTGEPVAGARVELLEGTGLQAEGRTNTEGLAVFSFSDGEFVRRFSPPETSSSLRESAGKGLRIRVVENGGAQAGGDELEFVPNDSHNLWRFGVDSVTSPFRAEEQLPMIFLFTDRGLYRPGETLTFRGIDRSLTRGQYQPYQGKYSVEILLPAGGNRTLAVLDGVSTGTGGSSGIFELPAELEPGQYVLRYTRLSKEDPGVKTLSFQVANFERLRVEGSVSFPDLPFYQGETLTGKLSASYLAGGALTGAPYSFYWTREPAAFNPGGNWQYWHFGPENNDGRSFLSRGEGNLGPQGSADISLVPQGDGVEGAVYRYRLEGSVQDAGRQEIASRNAVTVHPASFYIAARLDTGTMRAVNLAESKNSAYFLAAGSPATVSWALVNAQGESYRFPENGKGELAVQFVRHEWKQSRQAGIGGRVNLLWERVETVVEERTVRLTTATSGVLNFTPDQGGQWELRLRSRDARDRPVVTRLSFYVSGAGWVRWGSADADAITLRTDKQIYAPGETAKLLVQSPLPKGKYLLTLEREGIFSEKIIDLDGSARTIDIPIEESYVPIVYAAISSYTIRSGAGENSYYEPDLDKPKGIFGLAAIYVDNASRHYQIEIQPGQGVYGPGDDADVRLRVTLGGKPVSGVELSFMAVDRGVVDLINYHVPDPLAFFYDPNNFPLGVRGADSRSLLIDPVTYALSDLQGGDAEDESKLEERKDFRPTAVFEPYLLTGPDGTVMVRFSLPDSLTTYRCTAVAVGQEAGFAAFGIQERDLRVSAPMTALIAAPRKLRWRDTAQVSLILTNLENTAAEAKVSLEIEDLSKDTPVLVVDGTTERTLNVQPGESLEAPFRVAAVGSGRARLIFTLRSPKVNERIIREIDIDRPRVYETVTVMGNLGEAPFIEEGVVIGGETGTLSVSLAASRLAMLKDAVGYLLDYPYGCLEQRTARLLPLIAFGDSLAALQLDSPVTDVRKTIEDELALLAKNKLSDGSYPYWPGNSRGDYFVTLRVGHIAALAKEKGYAVPGGIDIPRLLTFLSSSESARYHLTRDPFLQGYSLWVRAMLGERVGSELRTYLNRGDELGISGMSFAGLTALALDMKDLATTARDRVRRYIRPQTRSLDITDTAESRIARSYWNRETDKYALALMLYQSLNPKDDMTTRLANALIDKQRRGQGRAGWSDTAASFWAVLAFGWISDTEALDAAPRTAGETSLQNARVSLGGHALFSADFEPKGGVPVSRIFSFTEPPLAGLERNTLFPLRIEREAAAPNAESARGTSLQVVARLYYTASLRYGIPAELAGVRDEGLGVFVETLDADGRPVTDGRLTAGKVYTRRVVISSPRARSYVAVRVPVPSGAEIVDASFVSSGTIPPDNDTKPERDYWTPYEQPPLQFIFDDEVRFHWDQFPQGKKEAVFRFRAVMPGVYPTPPAEAECMYEGEVFGRAPGELIVIR; this is translated from the coding sequence ATGACCCCTCCAAATAATTCTAACCGGTTTTACCGTTTTTCGTTCCCGGCGCTAACCCTATTCTGCGCGGCCTTGACTTGCCTGGTTTTAAGCGCCTGCGGGAAGGATGCCCGGGCCGGCGGGCCGGTGACGGTGTTTTCCGGGACGGCGGCGTCTGCGGGGCGGATCCCGGCGGAGTTGGCGGAGTACCGTATCGCCTATTACGAGGCGATTGCGGCGGCGGAGACCGAGGGTTCAGGCGGGCTTATTCAGGAGAGTGATGAGCCCTTTACGATTGTGGATTATGGTCCTCGGGGGGATTTACCCAGCGAGATAAAAAAACCTTCTATATATGTGGTGTTTTCCCAGCCCGTGGTTCCCCTTTCCCGATTGGGGGCGCCTATTCGGGATGGGAAGGCGTTTTTTACGGTAGAACCGGCTATGGAAGGGGTGTACCGGTGGTATGGGTCCCGGCTGCTGGCCTTTGAACCGGATGCGGAAAGTCTGCCCCAGCGGCGCTATACCGTAACGATTTCGGACCGGCTGCAATCCCTGGGGGGGAAGCGGCTTACCGGGGAACGGTCCTTCAGCTTTGAAACCGAACGGCTTTCCCTGCTGACCTGGAGTTTGGGGACCGGAGAGCAGTATGTGTTCCCCTGGGATGTGGGACCCGAGGACGGGGGGCTTATCAACCTGATCTTTTCCTACCCCGTCAATCTAACAGAAATTATGAAGTGGATTGAGATCCGCGGGGCGGGAAGGACCTGGCCCTTTACGGTTTCCCGGCCCGAAATCATCAAGGACTGGGGGTTTCTGCGGGGACGTTCTGCGGCGGCGCCGGAGCAGGGGGTACGGCTTTCCCTGCGGGAGCGGCTTCCCCCGGACACGGATGTGGAGATCCGTATTCTGGCAGGGGCCCGGTCGGAAGCGGACTGGCTGGGGTCGAAGGAAGAGCAGCGGGAAAGCTTCCATACCCTGCGGCCCTTTAGGTTTGGGCGGTATTCGGTGAGGACCGATTCTAATCCCCGCACCCAGGAGGGGGATACGATCCCCATTTCCCTTGATTTTACCCATGGGATCGATCCTGAGGGAGTGGAGAACTATTTTTCCATCGATGGGATTGGGGCGCTTAAGAAGGAAAATATCCATGTCTATGGGGATAGGGTGATACTGAACCGGCTTCCCCTGGAATATCAGCACGAATACACGGTACGGATAGCGGCGGAACTCAAGGATCTGTGGGGCAGGCAGTTGGGGCAAGCCCAGGTGATTCAGGTAAAGGTTGGAGACGCCAATAGCTACGTGTACATCCGCAATACCGGATCCAAGATGTTGGAGGCGGGATTTCCCCCGATGATCGTCTGGGAAGCCCAGAATCCGGTCTCTTTAAAGCGGCGTCTTTCCGCAGCCCGGGGACCCTATGATCGTGCGGACCCCCCCGTGGAGGATGTGGATCCCGATCTGCTCCCCCGGAATTCCAAGCGGTACTTTATGGAAGACCTCAGTCCCTTCCTGGGGAGCGGCGGTAAGGGGAGCGCCGCCCTGAGCTGGGATTACGCAACCCGGTCCTCCTGGGAAGCGGGGCGGGTGTACCGGAACTCCGCCTGGCTTTCCGTACAGGTTACGGACCTGGGCGTTACCACCCGGTACGGGTATAACCGGGCGCTGGTCTGGGTGACTAGGCTTTCCACCGGGGAGCCCGTAGCGGGGGCCAGGGTGGAGCTGCTCGAGGGAACCGGGTTACAGGCTGAGGGCAGAACCAATACCGAGGGGCTTGCGGTTTTCAGTTTTTCCGATGGGGAGTTTGTCCGCCGCTTTAGCCCACCGGAAACTTCGTCAAGTTTGAGGGAAAGCGCCGGAAAGGGGCTGCGTATCCGGGTTGTCGAGAACGGCGGCGCCCAGGCCGGTGGGGATGAGCTTGAGTTTGTCCCCAACGACAGCCATAATCTTTGGCGCTTTGGGGTAGATTCTGTGACGAGCCCCTTTAGGGCGGAGGAGCAGCTGCCGATGATTTTCCTCTTCACCGACCGGGGCTTATACCGTCCCGGGGAGACCCTGACTTTCCGGGGTATAGACCGCAGCCTTACCCGGGGCCAATACCAGCCCTACCAGGGCAAGTATAGCGTAGAAATTCTTTTGCCGGCCGGCGGCAATCGGACCCTGGCGGTTCTTGATGGGGTAAGTACCGGTACCGGAGGAAGTTCGGGTATCTTCGAGCTGCCTGCGGAACTGGAGCCGGGGCAATATGTACTCCGCTATACCCGTCTTTCCAAGGAGGATCCGGGGGTAAAGACCCTCAGTTTCCAGGTGGCGAATTTTGAGCGCCTCCGGGTAGAGGGGTCGGTGAGTTTTCCGGATCTGCCCTTCTACCAGGGTGAAACCCTTACGGGGAAACTTTCCGCTTCCTACTTGGCGGGGGGCGCCTTGACCGGAGCCCCCTATTCCTTTTACTGGACCCGGGAACCTGCGGCCTTCAATCCCGGCGGGAACTGGCAATATTGGCATTTTGGCCCTGAAAATAACGATGGGCGTTCTTTTTTGAGCCGGGGGGAAGGGAATTTAGGCCCCCAGGGGAGCGCCGATATCAGTTTGGTACCCCAGGGGGACGGTGTTGAGGGCGCGGTCTACCGGTATCGGCTGGAAGGGTCGGTGCAGGACGCGGGGCGGCAGGAAATTGCCAGCAGAAACGCCGTAACGGTGCACCCCGCATCGTTTTACATCGCCGCCCGGCTGGATACCGGGACCATGCGGGCGGTCAATTTGGCAGAATCGAAGAATTCCGCCTATTTCCTCGCCGCGGGAAGTCCCGCCACGGTGAGTTGGGCCCTGGTGAATGCCCAGGGTGAAAGCTATCGGTTTCCCGAAAACGGGAAGGGGGAGCTCGCCGTTCAGTTTGTGCGTCACGAATGGAAGCAGTCCCGGCAGGCGGGAATAGGCGGCCGGGTGAACCTGCTCTGGGAGCGGGTTGAAACGGTGGTTGAGGAAAGGACGGTGCGCCTGACAACTGCGACCAGCGGTGTGCTGAACTTTACCCCGGACCAGGGCGGTCAGTGGGAACTTCGGCTGCGGAGCCGGGATGCCCGGGACCGGCCCGTGGTCACCCGGCTGAGTTTTTATGTCAGCGGGGCAGGGTGGGTACGCTGGGGTTCGGCAGATGCGGACGCCATCACCCTGAGGACGGACAAACAGATCTACGCCCCCGGGGAAACAGCAAAACTGTTGGTCCAGTCGCCCCTGCCAAAGGGAAAGTATCTGCTCACCCTGGAACGGGAGGGTATCTTCTCTGAAAAGATCATCGACCTTGATGGTTCCGCGCGGACCATCGACATTCCTATAGAAGAATCATACGTACCCATTGTGTATGCGGCTATTTCGTCCTATACGATCCGTTCCGGGGCTGGGGAGAATAGTTACTATGAGCCGGATCTGGACAAGCCTAAGGGGATTTTCGGACTCGCTGCCATTTATGTGGATAACGCAAGCCGTCATTATCAGATTGAGATTCAACCCGGCCAGGGTGTATACGGTCCCGGAGATGACGCCGATGTGCGGCTCCGGGTGACCCTTGGCGGCAAGCCCGTTTCGGGGGTGGAACTGAGTTTTATGGCGGTAGACCGGGGGGTGGTGGATCTCATCAATTACCATGTCCCGGACCCGCTTGCGTTTTTCTACGACCCCAATAATTTTCCTCTGGGGGTGCGGGGGGCGGACAGCCGGTCCCTGCTTATCGATCCCGTAACCTATGCCCTTTCGGATCTCCAGGGAGGTGACGCTGAGGACGAATCCAAACTTGAAGAGCGTAAGGACTTCCGGCCCACCGCAGTTTTCGAACCCTACCTGCTCACCGGTCCCGATGGAACAGTGATGGTGCGTTTCAGCCTCCCGGATTCACTGACCACTTACCGCTGTACCGCAGTAGCGGTGGGGCAGGAGGCCGGGTTTGCCGCCTTCGGTATACAGGAGCGGGACCTTAGGGTGAGCGCCCCCATGACGGCCCTCATCGCCGCTCCCCGGAAGCTGCGCTGGCGTGATACCGCTCAGGTCTCTCTGATCCTGACGAATCTTGAAAACACCGCGGCGGAAGCCAAGGTTAGCTTGGAAATTGAGGACCTGTCGAAGGATACTCCGGTACTTGTGGTGGACGGTACGACGGAGCGGACCTTGAATGTGCAGCCCGGCGAATCCCTTGAGGCGCCCTTCCGGGTGGCGGCGGTTGGTTCCGGGAGAGCCCGGCTTATCTTTACCCTCCGTTCTCCGAAGGTGAACGAGCGGATCATCCGGGAAATTGATATAGACCGGCCCAGGGTTTACGAAACAGTAACGGTGATGGGGAATTTGGGTGAAGCTCCCTTTATCGAGGAAGGTGTGGTGATAGGCGGAGAAACAGGAACACTGTCTGTTTCCCTGGCCGCTTCCCGGCTGGCCATGCTCAAGGATGCTGTGGGTTACCTTCTGGACTACCCCTATGGCTGCCTTGAACAGCGTACTGCCCGGCTCCTTCCCCTGATTGCCTTTGGGGATAGTCTTGCCGCTCTTCAGCTTGACAGCCCCGTGACGGATGTCAGAAAAACTATCGAGGATGAATTGGCGCTCCTCGCGAAGAACAAGCTGTCCGACGGATCCTATCCCTATTGGCCGGGGAACAGCCGGGGGGACTATTTTGTCACCCTTCGTGTGGGGCATATCGCGGCGCTGGCCAAAGAGAAGGGCTATGCGGTTCCCGGCGGCATTGATATCCCCAGGCTCCTTACCTTTTTGAGTTCCTCCGAATCCGCCCGGTACCATCTAACCCGGGATCCCTTTCTCCAGGGTTACAGCCTCTGGGTCAGGGCCATGCTGGGAGAGAGGGTAGGGAGCGAGCTGCGGACCTACCTGAACCGGGGGGACGAGCTGGGTATAAGCGGCATGAGTTTCGCCGGGCTTACCGCTCTGGCACTGGACATGAAGGATCTGGCGACTACCGCCCGGGACCGGGTCAGGCGTTACATCCGTCCCCAGACCCGTTCCCTGGACATTACGGATACTGCGGAGTCCCGGATAGCCAGGAGCTACTGGAACCGGGAAACCGATAAGTATGCCCTGGCGCTGATGCTCTACCAGTCCCTGAATCCCAAGGATGATATGACCACCCGGCTTGCCAACGCGTTGATCGACAAGCAGCGGCGGGGGCAGGGCAGAGCCGGCTGGTCCGATACGGCCGCAAGCTTCTGGGCTGTCCTTGCCTTCGGGTGGATCAGCGATACTGAGGCCCTGGATGCCGCCCCCCGGACTGCGGGGGAAACTTCGTTGCAAAATGCGCGGGTTTCCCTGGGAGGACATGCTCTGTTTAGCGCAGATTTTGAACCAAAGGGCGGGGTTCCGGTTTCCCGCATCTTTAGTTTTACTGAACCGCCCCTGGCGGGACTTGAGCGGAATACTCTGTTCCCCCTGCGTATTGAGCGGGAGGCCGCTGCCCCGAACGCCGAATCAGCGCGGGGAACTTCGTTGCAAGTAGTAGCCCGGCTCTATTATACCGCAAGCCTCCGCTACGGCATCCCCGCGGAACTGGCGGGTGTGCGGGACGAGGGGCTCGGGGTATTTGTGGAAACCCTGGACGCCGATGGCCGTCCGGTGACCGACGGCAGGCTTACTGCGGGGAAGGTCTACACCAGGCGGGTGGTGATTTCAAGCCCCCGGGCCCGTTCCTATGTGGCGGTACGGGTCCCGGTCCCCTCGGGCGCGGAAATTGTGGACGCCTCTTTTGTCAGCAGTGGAACTATCCCTCCGGACAACGACACTAAGCCTGAGCGGGACTACTGGACACCCTATGAGCAGCCGCCCCTGCAATTTATCTTTGATGATGAGGTTCGGTTCCACTGGGATCAATTTCCCCAGGGGAAAAAAGAAGCGGTCTTCCGTTTCCGGGCGGTCATGCCCGGGGTGTATCCCACCCCGCCTGCGGAGGCGGAGTGTATGTACGAGGGTGAGGTTTTCGGCCGCGCTCCCGGGGAACTAATCGTGATACGGTGA
- a CDS encoding response regulator — MNSIIIIEDHPVMRKGLAAWFAGTGRWQVLGIVGDLTEARELFSELAALPDILLLDIQLSLHDGATEDAMGLDIIPWLRERFGKTPPIVVYTQFDDYAHANAALGFGVRGYVCKYRSEEELETALQAVLQGKVSIDKAVEPKLKNAAKTQTLLTRREAEILKHVREGQNNKRIAAALGISPRTVENLLSRIYYKTGIASRSDLQKI; from the coding sequence ATGAACAGCATCATTATAATTGAGGATCACCCGGTCATGCGTAAAGGACTGGCCGCATGGTTTGCCGGAACCGGGCGCTGGCAGGTGTTAGGCATCGTTGGGGATCTTACCGAGGCTAGGGAACTGTTTTCAGAACTGGCGGCGCTTCCGGACATCCTGCTCCTGGACATCCAACTAAGCCTTCACGACGGCGCAACGGAAGACGCCATGGGTCTTGATATTATCCCCTGGCTGCGGGAACGGTTTGGTAAAACGCCCCCGATAGTTGTGTACACCCAGTTTGACGACTACGCCCATGCCAATGCTGCCCTGGGCTTCGGTGTCCGGGGCTATGTCTGCAAATACCGGAGCGAGGAAGAACTCGAAACCGCCCTCCAAGCGGTGCTGCAGGGCAAAGTTTCCATAGACAAAGCGGTGGAACCCAAGTTGAAAAATGCTGCGAAAACACAAACACTCCTTACCCGCCGGGAAGCGGAAATACTCAAGCACGTAAGGGAGGGCCAGAATAACAAACGTATCGCCGCCGCCCTGGGTATAAGCCCCCGTACCGTAGAAAACCTCCTTTCCCGCATTTACTACAAAACCGGCATCGCTTCACGCTCGGATTTGCAGAAGATATAG
- a CDS encoding sensor histidine kinase: protein MPAESALLPSEFDSYFRLLWLLVFFISLLMVFLGYIYLAMRKARERESQSAAFSSLALEAQETERRRIAAELHDTVLPDLRDTPAAARIREICSRLIPPDLGRFSLKDSLISLCDTFVKRTGIECIVEIEESLDFSGLNGEHRLHLYRIAQEALNNIAKHSQAKQAVLVARQGAREPVGVFGKGRPLLFSISDDGKGLQSRPGLRNLQRSSPRNLQRSSPRNLQRSSPRSRSGQQTEGAGDGFGMRTMRQRAAILGAQIDFISVEGGGLMVCLKVPPWRDA, encoded by the coding sequence ATGCCAGCCGAAAGCGCCCTATTACCCTCGGAGTTTGATTCATATTTCCGTTTGTTGTGGCTTCTGGTGTTTTTTATCAGCTTACTAATGGTCTTTCTCGGTTATATCTATCTTGCAATGCGAAAGGCCCGGGAACGGGAATCCCAAAGTGCTGCTTTTTCCTCCTTGGCGCTGGAAGCCCAGGAAACCGAGCGGCGGCGCATTGCCGCAGAACTCCACGATACGGTACTGCCGGATCTGCGGGATACCCCCGCTGCCGCCCGTATCCGGGAAATTTGCAGCCGGCTTATACCGCCGGATCTTGGCCGCTTCAGTCTGAAGGATTCTCTCATTTCTTTATGCGACACCTTTGTTAAACGTACCGGAATTGAATGTATCGTCGAAATAGAAGAAAGCCTGGACTTCAGCGGATTGAACGGCGAACACCGGCTGCACCTCTACCGTATCGCCCAAGAAGCGCTCAACAACATCGCCAAACATTCCCAGGCAAAACAAGCCGTACTGGTCGCCCGGCAAGGCGCTCGGGAACCCGTAGGGGTTTTTGGCAAGGGGCGGCCCTTGCTGTTCAGTATTTCTGATGACGGCAAAGGTCTGCAAAGCAGACCAGGTCTGCGCAACTTGCAACGCAGTTCCCCGCGCAACTTGCAACGTAGTTCCCCGCGCAACTTGCAACGCAGTTCCCCGCGCAGCAGAAGCGGGCAACAAACCGAAGGAGCGGGAGACGGCTTTGGTATGCGGACCATGCGTCAGCGGGCGGCAATCCTGGGGGCGCAAATCGACTTTATCAGCGTAGAAGGCGGCGGCCTTATGGTGTGTCTTAAAGTCCCCCCATGGAGGGACGCATGA
- the pbpC gene encoding penicillin-binding protein 1C — protein sequence MKGLVSVVLLSIVVLLFLILFFSPYPELKAYRSRSYGLVINDRNGVTLRVVPADDGVKREWASLGDIPAGALRVFIRAEDRRFYFHPGVDPIAVAGSALRNLRAGRIVSGGSTITMQLARLIRPRGPGLGGKAAEAWDALRLEARLSKKAILELWLNGIPFGSNIEGLPAMARNRFGQPVTQLDDTRAALLAAVPRRPGLYDPALNPEAAVRAALFLSRRLKLGLDQAVLEAVAREASPDADEYRSPFSAPHFTERLASDLRSGGNSTIHSVRSTLDLDLQSYAEELLQNELAMLTKNRVSNGAILAIDNETGAVRVYVGSRSWFDEGSSGKIDGVRVLNQPGSCLKPFLYAMALDTGFSPAEILPDIPQVFGGSEAYIPSNFNRRFNGPVRLRVALASSLNIPAVYILERLGVRSFEEFLVSLGFDSVAAAMGSHGTGLALGNAEVSLEELVRGFAVFPRRGIPVELQFIEDNHGNSNTTQVMSPYAAWVISDILSDRGSRFVAFGPAPVLSTSFPSMFKTGTANQFQHIWALGASARFTVGVWMGNFSGETVVGRTGSSIPARIAAELLAALEQSSIAAYTTGGGSGESVGGPILAEAGEIEICALAGMAATPYCTGTLREWIRIKETAGNSRRTQKPCSWHQAGELVYPPEYQAWLTERFRAGNTGQRGTAGYIRLPAPGSVFYIDPYLPEDAQALRVETVGFSLNGVVYVDDTLQGSLNTAGVFALTLQRGQHRLVVEDESGGSAAVDFEVR from the coding sequence ATGAAGGGCCTTGTTTCAGTAGTATTGCTGTCTATAGTAGTATTACTGTTTTTAATATTATTTTTTTCACCCTACCCGGAGCTGAAGGCCTACCGGTCCCGATCGTACGGCTTGGTGATCAACGACAGAAACGGCGTTACCCTCCGGGTCGTTCCGGCGGATGATGGGGTAAAGCGTGAGTGGGCAAGCCTGGGGGATATTCCCGCCGGAGCGCTCCGGGTATTTATCCGTGCCGAGGACCGTCGTTTTTATTTTCATCCCGGCGTTGACCCAATCGCCGTTGCAGGGAGCGCCCTGCGGAACCTGCGGGCGGGCCGGATCGTTTCCGGCGGGTCCACCATCACCATGCAGCTCGCCCGGCTGATCCGGCCCAGGGGTCCGGGCCTGGGGGGAAAGGCTGCCGAAGCCTGGGACGCCCTTCGCCTTGAAGCCCGGCTTTCAAAGAAGGCCATTCTGGAACTCTGGCTTAACGGTATCCCCTTTGGCAGTAATATTGAGGGCCTCCCCGCCATGGCCCGGAACCGGTTTGGGCAGCCCGTTACCCAGCTTGACGACACCAGGGCTGCACTTCTTGCGGCGGTACCCCGACGGCCCGGTTTGTACGACCCTGCGCTAAACCCCGAAGCGGCGGTCCGGGCGGCACTGTTTCTGTCGCGCCGCCTTAAACTGGGGCTGGATCAGGCGGTTCTGGAAGCCGTCGCCCGGGAAGCTTCCCCCGATGCCGATGAATACCGGAGTCCCTTCTCCGCACCCCACTTTACCGAACGGCTTGCATCGGATTTGAGATCCGGCGGTAATAGTACTATTCATTCCGTACGCAGTACCCTTGACCTGGATCTGCAATCCTATGCGGAAGAATTGCTGCAAAACGAATTGGCCATGCTCACCAAAAACCGGGTCAGTAACGGCGCCATACTGGCAATTGATAACGAGACCGGGGCAGTCCGCGTTTATGTCGGTTCCCGTTCGTGGTTTGACGAGGGGAGTTCCGGTAAAATAGACGGGGTCCGGGTATTGAATCAACCCGGTTCCTGCCTTAAACCGTTTCTCTACGCCATGGCATTGGATACCGGGTTCAGTCCCGCAGAAATACTGCCGGATATCCCTCAGGTATTTGGCGGCAGTGAAGCCTATATACCCTCCAATTTTAATCGCCGCTTTAACGGCCCGGTACGGCTGCGGGTCGCCCTGGCATCGTCCCTCAATATTCCGGCGGTATATATCCTGGAGCGGCTTGGGGTACGGTCCTTCGAGGAATTTCTGGTCAGCCTTGGTTTCGATTCTGTGGCCGCCGCTATGGGTTCCCACGGAACCGGCCTTGCCCTGGGCAATGCCGAGGTCAGCCTTGAGGAGTTGGTCCGGGGCTTCGCGGTGTTTCCCCGCCGAGGCATCCCTGTGGAACTGCAATTTATTGAAGACAACCATGGTAACAGTAATACTACGCAGGTCATGTCCCCCTATGCAGCCTGGGTCATCTCGGACATACTCTCCGACCGGGGGAGCCGCTTTGTCGCCTTTGGTCCGGCGCCGGTGCTGTCTACATCCTTTCCTTCAATGTTTAAAACCGGGACGGCGAATCAGTTTCAGCATATCTGGGCTTTAGGGGCATCGGCGCGTTTTACCGTGGGGGTGTGGATGGGAAATTTTTCCGGGGAGACCGTGGTGGGCCGTACCGGAAGCTCCATCCCTGCCCGGATCGCAGCGGAACTGTTGGCTGCCCTGGAACAATCCTCCATCGCCGCTTACACCACAGGGGGCGGTTCCGGGGAATCCGTAGGGGGTCCTATCCTGGCAGAGGCGGGGGAAATAGAAATCTGCGCCCTTGCCGGCATGGCCGCGACTCCCTACTGTACCGGGACACTCCGGGAGTGGATCCGCATTAAAGAAACGGCAGGGAACAGCCGGAGAACGCAAAAACCCTGTTCCTGGCACCAAGCGGGAGAATTGGTGTACCCCCCGGAGTATCAAGCCTGGCTTACCGAACGCTTTCGGGCGGGAAATACCGGACAACGTGGGACCGCAGGATACATCCGCCTCCCGGCGCCGGGCTCGGTGTTCTACATTGACCCATATCTGCCAGAGGATGCGCAGGCCCTGCGGGTAGAAACCGTGGGCTTCAGCCTCAACGGTGTTGTGTATGTTGACGATACGCTCCAGGGAAGTCTGAATACCGCGGGGGTTTTCGCACTGACCCTGCAACGGGGGCAGCACCGGCTTGTGGTGGAGGATGAAAGCGGCGGGAGTGCGGCGGTGGATTTTGAGGTGCGGTAG